One region of Myxococcota bacterium genomic DNA includes:
- a CDS encoding MoxR family ATPase: VRALHVEPSLYDYAVALVARSRALASVALGGSPRASIYLIEAARARAYLEQRDFVLPEDVKQVAPSVLRHRLLLTYEAAAEGQTSDAIVRELLAAVPTP, from the coding sequence CCGTGCGCGCGCTGCACGTCGAGCCGTCGCTCTACGACTACGCCGTGGCGCTGGTGGCCAGAAGCCGTGCGCTCGCCAGCGTGGCGCTGGGCGGCTCACCGCGCGCGTCGATCTATCTGATCGAGGCGGCGCGCGCGCGCGCCTATCTCGAGCAGCGCGACTTCGTGCTGCCCGAGGACGTGAAGCAGGTGGCGCCGTCCGTGCTGCGCCACCGGCTGCTCTTGACTTACGAGGCCGCCGCCGAGGGCCAGACCTCCGACGCGATCGTGCGCGAGCTGCTCGCGGCGGTCCCGACTCCGTGA
- a CDS encoding DUF58 domain-containing protein, translating to MTGEAAGLARRLRVRARRDVTTSLTGAYRSAFRGQGLTFEELRDYAPGDDVRWIEWNATARLGRPIAKRMREERDLVLALLVDVSPSLEHGTAGATKQDAVRRACAALSTAAIASQDRVALALFGERLQRVLSPGTGALQRERVLRALEVTAPAERTDAGPALDWAAEKLPRHSVVVLISDFLFPDPGAPLRRCASKHDLVALRVRDASDQPPRGLPPVRVRGAEGGRALVWRRAADGARALEAPVAERALRALGADYGELWTGARLLPSLLRFFEERARRRR from the coding sequence GTGACCGGCGAGGCCGCCGGCCTCGCCCGCCGACTCCGCGTGCGCGCCCGGCGCGACGTCACGACGTCGCTGACCGGCGCCTACCGCAGCGCGTTCCGCGGCCAGGGACTCACGTTCGAGGAGCTGCGCGACTACGCGCCCGGCGACGACGTGCGCTGGATCGAGTGGAACGCGACCGCGCGCCTGGGCCGGCCGATCGCCAAGCGCATGCGCGAGGAGCGCGACCTGGTGCTGGCGCTCCTGGTCGACGTGTCGCCCTCGCTCGAGCACGGCACGGCCGGCGCGACCAAACAGGACGCCGTGCGGCGCGCGTGCGCGGCGCTCTCGACGGCGGCGATCGCCTCGCAAGACCGCGTGGCGCTGGCGCTGTTCGGCGAACGGCTCCAGCGCGTGCTCTCTCCGGGCACGGGGGCGCTGCAGCGCGAGCGCGTGCTGCGCGCGCTCGAAGTGACTGCGCCCGCCGAGCGCACCGACGCGGGCCCGGCGCTCGATTGGGCGGCGGAGAAGCTGCCGAGACACTCGGTGGTGGTGCTGATCTCGGACTTCCTGTTCCCCGACCCGGGCGCGCCGCTGCGGCGTTGCGCGAGCAAGCACGACCTGGTGGCCCTGCGCGTGCGCGACGCCTCCGACCAGCCGCCGCGCGGCCTGCCGCCGGTGCGGGTGCGCGGCGCCGAGGGCGGGCGGGCGCTGGTCTGGCGGCGCGCGGCCGACGGCGCGCGTGCGCTCGAGGCGCCGGTCGCGGAGCGCGCGCTGCGGGCGCTGGGGGCGGACTACGGCGAGCTGTGGACGGGCGCGCGGCTCCTGCCCAGCCTGCTGCGCTTCTTCGAGGAGCGTGCGCGGAGGCGCCGGTGA